AGGTCCTCGAACCTGTCGGCCCACGAGTCGTACTGGTCCAGGTTCTCCTCCAGCCTCTGCATGGCGAACTGGGTCAGCATGATCTTGGCCAGGCGCACGTTGTTGATCTCAAAGCTGCCCCACAGCGTGTTGACGCCCTGCATGCACAGGTCCAGGGCAAACTCACTGATGAAGGTGGTCTTGCCGCTGCCCGTGGGTCCTGGaagggagaagaaaaaaaagggaggagaggtacATTAAAGTTAGAGCCACGATCAACATAGTCTGGTAGCAGATTGATCATTTGCTTTTGTTTTGACTTACACAGTAAAGCAATATTCTCAGTCTAGTGTCAGGTTAAAAATCAACCCCAATTTGAAGCATATTCTACCATAACTAGCTATATACGTCTGTGTAGAACAACATGATCAAATGACAATATGTCATCCTACTATACGCTATACCTGTGAAGACTGTCAGTTCCCCTTTGCGATGACCCTTCATGATCCTGTTGAGCTCTGGAAACCTGGTCCATTTCACCCCAGCCACCTGTTCCGTGTTGGCAAGCTCCCCGTAGACGTCCTCCCTGAGCTGCCTGAACGACACAATGGACTTGTGGGCGGCGGGGATGGAGGCTTTGACGATGCGGGCCAGGTTCCTGCCCTGGAACAGGGCCTCCAGAGGACAGGGCTGGAACTCCCCCGGGCGCACTAGGGAGCAGCGCTTAAGACCCAGCTTCCTGGAGAAGATCTTGGAGGCCTCCCAGGAGCGCATGTCCCCTCCCAGCCACAGGGTGACCCGCTTGAACTGCTCCAGGTAGGGCAGGAGAGCTGGGGGCAGGGTGTTAACACCCCGGGGCAGAGCCACACTGGGCAGGCCTGTGGCCTGGCTCACTGCCAGGGTATCCACCTCCTGGCCTGTCAGCACCACCTCAGAGTCCATGCGTCCCACCAGAGGCAGTCCAAACAGGTTGTGGTAGGAGCCAGCCTTGGGCACCGTGGCCTCGGTATAAGCCACCGTTCCGCCCTCCATGCTCTGGGCGGATAGCAGCTTGACGCCCCGCAGGCTGGAGTCCCTTCCACCAAACCAGGGGAACACCAGGCTCTTGGTGGGCTTGAATAACCTCACCGCAAACTTTTTGAGTGTGGCGTTGGAGATCTTGCTGATCTGGAACATGGTTTTGACTAGCTGTGCCTCCTCGTCAGGGAGGTCTGAGAAGGGCACGGCACTGGACCAGATCCTCTGCACCTCCCTGAGctcctgttccttctcctcccgCTCCTCCAGGCTTTCGGGGTAGCCCAGCAGCACGTGAGGGCTGAGGGAGGCCTGGCCCTCCTTCTGCATCACCTCCAGGCAGTCCTGCAGGTCCTCCCAGCTCCCCTCCACCAGCGTCTCCTTGCACAGAAATTGGCCTGTGGTTTTGTCA
This DNA window, taken from Oncorhynchus nerka isolate Pitt River linkage group LG23, Oner_Uvic_2.0, whole genome shotgun sequence, encodes the following:
- the twnk gene encoding twinkle protein, mitochondrial; this translates as MWMSWFLKGTTCLLQVAARSTPRLPPQRCLSSSLIRVLTKPHTPRFAIPSYYPQGQLWGMSLPISCTRSYKKDTKSILDFPVDPITVTDIKQYLRSKDIPFHDGYSCLHAPSMFLDSAMGVPADTGRESFTMFIDKTTGQFLCKETLVEGSWEDLQDCLEVMQKEGQASLSPHVLLGYPESLEEREEKEQELREVQRIWSSAVPFSDLPDEEAQLVKTMFQISKISNATLKKFAVRLFKPTKSLVFPWFGGRDSSLRGVKLLSAQSMEGGTVAYTEATVPKAGSYHNLFGLPLVGRMDSEVVLTGQEVDTLAVSQATGLPSVALPRGVNTLPPALLPYLEQFKRVTLWLGGDMRSWEASKIFSRKLGLKRCSLVRPGEFQPCPLEALFQGRNLARIVKASIPAAHKSIVSFRQLREDVYGELANTEQVAGVKWTRFPELNRIMKGHRKGELTVFTGPTGSGKTTFISEFALDLCMQGVNTLWGSFEINNVRLAKIMLTQFAMQRLEENLDQYDSWADRFEDLPLYFMTFHGQQNIKAVLDTMQHAVYLYDISHVIIDNLQFMMGQENLSVDKFAVQDHIIGAFRKFATNSSCHVTLIIHPRKEEDDRELQTASIFGTAKASQEADNVLILQEKKLVTCPGRRSLQVAKNRFDGDVGIFPLEFNKVSLTFSGPVKGKHKLRKVKGDKGEGSDNEESLGETLKKEETTVKKEKLVKLERPPKATKTPRAVKSPAAGKGTPEGEGKKQP